GCCGTCAATTCCATTCTGCATGGCCATCATCGCAAGACCTGCGTGCTCTGATAAAAGGTGATTTAGTGTTGAACGTAAGTCTCCAGCTGGTGTTACGGCTTTCGTATGTTCATATTTATCTGGGAATTGATCAACAATCGCACTAGATAACCCTTTACTTACCATATACATATGGTGAATAGCTTCACGCTCATATTCGTATGCTTTTTCATAGTCACCCGCTACATAACTATCGAATGCTCCTACTAATTGCTTTACGTGCATTTGAAGTCCTTCTGCAAGTGCGCCGGCTTCTAGTCTTTCACCAGTTGCTTGTTCTAGGAAATTTGAAAAGTGAGTTCGATACTGGTCTAACTCATTTAATGCCTTTTCTTTTCCAGCTTCGTCGTTAGAGCCTGATGCAACGACATAGTCTACAAAGAATCCAATATGATCATTCCACATTTGCTTAAATTGATTACCAGCTTCCTCACCATAGACAGATGCAATGGCTGCAGATAAATCTTCTGTGTTAGCATTTAATGCTCCTGCTGATGCTTCAAAGTCAGCAGCACCTTGTGCTCCCTTTCTCATCGTTTCAATGGCTAAGTATGCGTGCTCACTTAGAAGTAGATCTAAAGCCGATCTAAGTTCAACGGCTGGAGTAACCACCGATGGTTTTGTTTCTTCTGCTGCGCTAACCATTCCTCCAGTTACAGGTACTAATAACGATAAGCTTAACGGAACGGCTACAAGTGCTTTTTTCCAATTCATCATAAATGATCTCTCCTCTAAAAGTAGTTTTTATTTGTTTTTACATAAAGCTAACGGTGCAAGTTTTAAATTGGATCACTATTTTATAAAAAAATTTTAAAATTAATCCTCAACTTTAATGGTGCCTGCCATCCCTAGGTATTCATGACCAGGAATGCTGCAAAAATAAGCATACGTTCCGGGCTGATTTGTAACGAATTGAATGGTGTTGGATTCACCTGGTTGGGCACTTACATGAAGTGCGAACTCATCGTGATGATGGTGTCCGGTATGCTCTTCATGGCTTGAATCTTCCTCAGTTGATGAGTCACTATGTTCTTGTTCGGTTTCAACAGTTGAGTGGTCGTGATGACTATTTTCGTTTTGCTCCTTACCATGTGGGCCTTCTCCCGTATGGCTAATCACTTCTGCAGGTATTTCTTTAATGACCCAATCATGGAAAATCTCACCTTCATTTTTAAAGATGAGGGTAATGGTCTCACCCTTTTGAATGGTTATTTCATCAGGTTCATAGGAATATTCATGTGCGGTAATCTCAACTATTTTTTGCTGAGATATTT
This region of Bacillus mesophilus genomic DNA includes:
- a CDS encoding cupredoxin domain-containing protein, encoding MKRSRMTSVAPLFFIVTLITGCSAMEVSEKENKVEDVGSSEVNGTIVQEEDLHENKKLAVEATEISQQKIVEITAHEYSYEPDEITIQKGETITLIFKNEGEIFHDWVIKEIPAEVISHTGEGPHGKEQNENSHHDHSTVETEQEHSDSSTEEDSSHEEHTGHHHHDEFALHVSAQPGESNTIQFVTNQPGTYAYFCSIPGHEYLGMAGTIKVED
- a CDS encoding copper amine oxidase — its product is MNWKKALVAVPLSLSLLVPVTGGMVSAAEETKPSVVTPAVELRSALDLLLSEHAYLAIETMRKGAQGAADFEASAGALNANTEDLSAAIASVYGEEAGNQFKQMWNDHIGFFVDYVVASGSNDEAGKEKALNELDQYRTHFSNFLEQATGERLEAGALAEGLQMHVKQLVGAFDSYVAGDYEKAYEYEREAIHHMYMVSKGLSSAIVDQFPDKYEHTKAVTPAGDLRSTLNHLLSEHAGLAMMAMQNGIDGSEDFAASAQALSDNTDDLSAAIASIYGEEAGKAFKDMWSAHIGFFVDYVKATGANDEEAKKAALAELDGYRADFSTFIETATDGRVPADVLAEGLQMHVDQLVAAFDSYVSKDYDATYESVRGAYAHMFGSSKALSGAFVDQFPEKFEVKMPTDMPKTGMGGTAQDQMNLVWMMVGLLATAIAAGIVIRKKTTN